The following proteins are co-located in the Frigidibacter mobilis genome:
- a CDS encoding AMP-binding protein, with product MTDFTKNRSSGGETIGALLAKNASLHGNDIALREKERGIWKETTWAEYADEVLACAAGLEKIGVKPGKAVLILGDNRARLYGGILAVSLLGAYAMPAYPGATLEELRHFLGEVEIVAAIAEDQEQVDKILELKAAGAEGIDHIIYDEARGLGFYEVEGLMSWDHLIEVGQHDLNEAPGLREELYGRATPAIRPFSCIRQGQRASRKGSF from the coding sequence ATGACTGATTTTACGAAGAACCGGTCTTCGGGCGGCGAAACGATTGGTGCACTTCTGGCGAAGAACGCGTCACTCCACGGAAACGATATCGCCCTTCGCGAAAAAGAGCGCGGGATATGGAAAGAAACCACCTGGGCGGAATACGCCGATGAGGTGCTGGCCTGCGCGGCCGGACTTGAAAAAATCGGCGTGAAGCCGGGTAAAGCCGTGCTTATTCTGGGCGATAACCGTGCGCGGCTGTATGGTGGCATACTGGCTGTTTCGTTGCTGGGTGCCTATGCAATGCCCGCTTATCCAGGCGCGACGCTTGAGGAACTCAGGCACTTTCTTGGCGAAGTCGAAATCGTCGCGGCGATCGCCGAGGATCAGGAACAGGTTGACAAGATCCTGGAACTGAAGGCCGCGGGCGCCGAGGGGATCGACCACATCATTTATGACGAAGCGCGGGGCCTTGGTTTCTATGAGGTCGAAGGGCTGATGTCCTGGGATCACCTGATCGAAGTCGGTCAGCACGATCTGAATGAAGCCCCCGGCCTGCGCGAAGAACTCTATGGTCGGGCAACGCCCGCGATCCGGCCATTTTCATGCATTCGTCAGGGACAACGGGCAAGCCGAAAGGGATCGTTCTGA
- a CDS encoding branched-chain amino acid ABC transporter permease, which yields MNWVFLTELAVNGALTGLLYSLFAIGLVLIYKASSVPNLAQGGLTMAGAYVVLALARDVGMPLWAAIPLAAVIMFGLGFGIERVALRRLAGRPVVMILMLTLGLDIFLRGTTLAIWGGTSRSMELGVSYDPLFLGDIFISRIHLVGAGVALGLFVAFMLFFRTRTGIKLRAIADDYMASWSVGISVERGVGLSWALASVVAVAAGVIWGEIQGVDQALSLLLLKGLTVAVLGGLDSILGAVIAGIILGVVENVGADFLDPLVGGGSRELIVAAVLILTVMIRPHGLFGRHDIERV from the coding sequence ATGAACTGGGTTTTTCTAACAGAGCTTGCGGTCAACGGGGCGTTGACGGGTCTGCTATATTCGCTATTCGCCATCGGCCTTGTGCTGATCTACAAGGCATCCTCGGTTCCCAATCTGGCGCAAGGCGGACTGACAATGGCCGGGGCCTATGTGGTCCTCGCGTTGGCGCGCGACGTGGGCATGCCGCTTTGGGCCGCCATTCCGCTCGCCGCAGTCATCATGTTCGGCCTTGGGTTTGGTATTGAGCGTGTCGCTCTGCGCCGTCTCGCAGGTCGGCCGGTCGTCATGATCCTGATGCTGACACTTGGTCTCGACATTTTCCTGCGGGGTACGACGCTTGCGATCTGGGGCGGGACGTCGCGATCGATGGAGCTGGGCGTCAGCTATGATCCGCTGTTCCTGGGCGACATCTTCATCAGCCGCATCCATCTGGTTGGTGCCGGTGTTGCGCTCGGTCTGTTTGTCGCCTTCATGCTGTTTTTCCGAACCCGGACCGGGATCAAGTTGCGGGCGATCGCGGATGATTACATGGCTTCATGGTCGGTCGGTATCTCGGTTGAGCGCGGCGTTGGGTTGTCCTGGGCATTGGCATCTGTCGTTGCCGTCGCCGCTGGCGTCATCTGGGGTGAGATTCAGGGTGTCGATCAGGCGCTGTCGCTGTTGCTTCTCAAGGGTCTGACGGTTGCCGTTCTCGGTGGTCTCGACAGCATCCTGGGCGCGGTGATCGCGGGCATCATCCTGGGCGTCGTCGAAAACGTTGGCGCTGATTTCCTCGATCCGCTTGTCGGAGGCGGAAGCCGTGAGCTTATCGTCGCTGCCGTGCTCATTCTTACGGTCATGATCCGTCCGCACGGGCTGTTCGGTCGTCACGACATCGAAAGGGTGTAA
- a CDS encoding AMP-dependent synthetase/ligase: MHSSGTTGKPKGIVLSQKNVLAAARNGHAAGAFDENEEILAYLPMAWVGDYAITVAAALLWRFTVNVPERQETVVRDMREIAPTFYLAAPRSWDQMLTTIQVGIENSTPFKKWLYHFFMDRAIAAETRKLNGKSGGILEPLGRLLGEVIVFGPIKDQFGMSRLKNAFTGGEAIGEDTFVFYRALGIKLRQLYGQTENSAINAIQAPGEVRLHTVGKPAPGVEVKIAEDGEILVRSDSVFEGYFNKPEATAEALEGGWLHTGDAGYLEEDGNLVVLGRVSEVMHTAGGERYVPNYIENRLKFSPYIKDAAVIGAGLDELTAMVCVDFEAVGHWAEVNGVPYVSYADLSQREEVATLLREAFQRVNKVVTEPLRLQRFVSLPKEFDADDGEITRTRKLRRKVVQERYADVIAALYDGSKEVHVSAQVIYETGEVGKVERILPIREV, translated from the coding sequence ATGCATTCGTCAGGGACAACGGGCAAGCCGAAAGGGATCGTTCTGAGTCAGAAGAACGTTCTTGCTGCGGCCAGGAACGGGCATGCAGCGGGCGCATTCGACGAAAACGAGGAGATCCTTGCGTACTTGCCGATGGCCTGGGTGGGAGACTACGCCATAACCGTTGCGGCGGCGCTGCTTTGGCGGTTCACCGTGAACGTGCCGGAGCGCCAGGAAACAGTCGTGCGCGACATGCGCGAGATCGCTCCGACCTTCTATCTGGCGGCGCCGAGAAGCTGGGACCAGATGCTGACGACAATCCAGGTGGGTATCGAGAATTCGACCCCTTTCAAGAAATGGCTATACCATTTCTTCATGGATCGGGCCATCGCAGCTGAGACACGCAAGCTGAACGGAAAAAGCGGTGGTATATTGGAGCCTTTGGGCAGGCTTTTGGGTGAGGTAATCGTTTTCGGTCCGATCAAGGACCAGTTCGGAATGAGCCGCCTCAAGAACGCGTTCACCGGCGGCGAAGCGATCGGCGAAGACACCTTTGTTTTCTACCGAGCTCTTGGAATCAAGTTGCGCCAACTCTACGGCCAAACCGAAAACAGCGCGATCAATGCGATTCAGGCTCCGGGTGAAGTGCGCCTTCATACCGTTGGCAAACCCGCGCCGGGCGTCGAGGTGAAAATCGCCGAGGACGGGGAGATCCTGGTGCGCTCGGACAGCGTGTTTGAAGGGTACTTCAACAAACCCGAAGCGACCGCCGAAGCCCTTGAGGGCGGGTGGCTGCATACAGGTGATGCCGGGTATCTGGAGGAAGATGGAAATCTGGTCGTTCTGGGGCGCGTCTCCGAGGTCATGCACACGGCCGGAGGCGAGCGTTATGTGCCAAACTACATCGAGAACCGGTTGAAATTCAGCCCTTACATTAAGGATGCGGCCGTAATAGGCGCCGGCCTTGACGAATTGACGGCCATGGTCTGCGTGGATTTCGAAGCGGTGGGCCACTGGGCAGAGGTGAACGGCGTACCTTATGTGTCTTATGCCGATCTTTCTCAGCGTGAAGAGGTCGCGACGTTGCTTCGCGAGGCTTTCCAGCGGGTCAACAAGGTCGTCACAGAACCGTTGCGCCTGCAACGCTTTGTCAGTCTGCCGAAAGAATTCGACGCGGACGATGGTGAGATCACGCGAACCCGAAAACTGCGGCGGAAGGTCGTTCAGGAACGCTATGCCGACGTGATCGCAGCGCTCTACGACGGTTCAAAAGAGGTCCATGTCAGCGCGCAGGTGATTTACGAGACCGGGGAAGTGGGGAAGGTCGAAAGAATCCTTCCCATCAGGGAGGTATAA
- a CDS encoding branched-chain amino acid ABC transporter permease — translation MFYRLSGVHHADYVSDSRIFKVPADRNLTAFIFLIGLAAPFIIPSLYLNSYMLPWLIWTAAALGLNLVTGWAGQLHLGYAAVMAVGAYSAIHAARFGVPWEFALIIGGLTSSVIGSLFAFAALRVKGLYLALTTLAMQFVMDWVLTHSPAISGGSHASLQSPTLALLGQKITSDTGFYYVAFAWCVLVTMFMLNLKRTGLGRALVAVREKDFAAAILGVNSFYYKILAFATSSFIAGVSGALLVATFFFLAAPEQFSVAVSIQVLAMVIVGGLGSIIGSYFGVALILLVPGLVNGLVVALSQWLGVQIDVETLAHIPNAVYGALIVIILLIEPLGLGKLYGNIRDYLMVWPFDQFKK, via the coding sequence ATGTTTTATAGACTCTCCGGTGTACATCACGCCGACTATGTTTCGGACAGCCGTATCTTCAAGGTGCCTGCTGACAGGAATCTGACAGCATTCATCTTCTTGATTGGTCTTGCCGCGCCATTCATCATCCCGTCGCTTTATCTGAACAGCTACATGCTTCCGTGGCTGATCTGGACGGCCGCCGCGCTTGGACTGAACCTGGTGACAGGGTGGGCCGGCCAATTGCACTTGGGATATGCTGCGGTCATGGCCGTCGGAGCATATTCGGCGATCCATGCCGCGCGTTTCGGGGTGCCATGGGAATTCGCCCTGATCATTGGCGGGTTGACGTCATCTGTGATTGGCAGCCTGTTCGCTTTTGCCGCCTTGCGTGTCAAAGGGCTCTATCTCGCCCTTACGACTCTCGCTATGCAGTTCGTGATGGACTGGGTTCTGACCCACTCTCCGGCAATCTCGGGGGGCTCGCACGCATCGCTCCAGTCACCGACATTGGCGCTGCTTGGACAAAAGATTACGTCTGACACTGGCTTTTACTATGTCGCCTTTGCTTGGTGCGTGTTGGTGACGATGTTCATGCTCAACCTCAAGCGCACTGGGCTTGGCCGTGCCTTGGTCGCAGTGAGAGAAAAAGACTTTGCCGCCGCGATCTTGGGTGTGAACAGCTTCTACTACAAGATTCTGGCCTTCGCGACTTCTTCTTTCATCGCGGGTGTCAGTGGTGCGTTGCTGGTCGCGACGTTCTTCTTTCTTGCTGCTCCCGAACAGTTCTCGGTTGCGGTTTCGATCCAGGTTCTTGCAATGGTGATCGTTGGCGGTCTTGGCAGTATCATCGGATCCTATTTCGGTGTTGCCCTGATCCTTCTTGTTCCCGGTCTGGTGAATGGTCTCGTCGTCGCGCTGAGCCAATGGCTTGGCGTGCAGATCGATGTTGAAACACTCGCTCACATCCCGAACGCAGTCTATGGCGCGCTCATCGTGATTATCCTTCTGATCGAACCACTCGGTTTGGGAAAGCTCTACGGCAACATCAGAGACTATCTGATGGTCTGGCCCTTCGATCAATTCAAGAAATAA
- a CDS encoding ABC transporter ATP-binding protein, with the protein MDLVIRQGEIFGLVGPNGSGKTTLTNAITGFFPPNEGKVRLAGKDITGTAPHKVAKLGVARTFQNLALFNGLSVLDNILLGRHIHMRPGVLRTALYWWAAQREEIANRKIVEEVIEFLQLESIRHELVDGLPIGLKKRVELARALVAEPQMLILDEPMAGMNQEEKGYMSRFILDARAERGVTVLLIEHHMDVITGICDRMLALNYGEMIASGIPKEVVKDPRVIEAYIGGSHD; encoded by the coding sequence TTGGGCTTGTCGGTCCGAATGGAAGCGGCAAGACAACACTAACGAACGCAATTACCGGATTTTTCCCGCCAAACGAGGGCAAAGTCCGGCTGGCAGGAAAGGACATCACGGGCACGGCGCCTCACAAGGTTGCCAAGCTTGGGGTGGCCCGGACGTTCCAGAATCTTGCGCTGTTCAACGGGTTGAGCGTTCTGGACAACATCCTGCTCGGGCGGCACATCCACATGAGGCCAGGCGTTTTGCGCACGGCGCTTTATTGGTGGGCAGCACAGCGTGAAGAAATCGCGAACCGTAAAATCGTCGAGGAAGTGATCGAGTTTCTGCAGCTCGAAAGCATTAGACATGAGTTGGTTGATGGTCTTCCGATCGGGTTAAAAAAGCGGGTCGAGCTGGCGCGGGCATTGGTTGCTGAGCCGCAGATGTTGATTCTCGATGAGCCGATGGCAGGCATGAATCAGGAAGAAAAGGGATACATGTCCCGCTTCATTCTGGATGCCCGGGCCGAACGTGGCGTGACCGTTCTACTCATCGAGCACCATATGGATGTCATCACCGGCATTTGCGATCGGATGCTGGCCCTGAATTATGGTGAAATGATCGCCAGCGGCATCCCCAAGGAGGTTGTGAAGGACCCCCGGGTCATCGAGGCATATATCGGAGGGTCGCATGACTGA